A stretch of the Arachis stenosperma cultivar V10309 chromosome 6, arast.V10309.gnm1.PFL2, whole genome shotgun sequence genome encodes the following:
- the LOC130936189 gene encoding uncharacterized protein LOC130936189, whose amino-acid sequence MEKNNTKSSTTTICSKIREALSSYPAFRAIHRLNSKQNNKQQHNHRSSAPNSITITKIHATNSRKMNKEGGRGDQQGSVIPINYDYSNNHNKVVVEPPKQVAAGKNQPASSTNNNNKGVMKIQQHQQETLDLNGAFKEFIDRVRNGINGAEHTNNNNNAGGSALLSNHEANKKMENQKDHHFSEFIQSSRKKLRTTSNIASFKRG is encoded by the coding sequence atggAAAAGAACAACACCAAATCAAGCACTACCACCATATGTAGCAAAATCAGGGAAGCACTTTCAAGCTACCCTGCTTTCAGAGCTATTCATCGCCTCAACAGTAAGCAGAATAATAAGCAACAACACAACCACCGTTCATCAGCACCAAACTCCATCACAATCACAAAAATACATGCAACTAATAGTAGAAAGATGAacaaagaaggaggaagaggagatCAACAAGGTTCAGTAATCCCCATCAACTATGATTACTCTAATAATCATAACAAGGTCGTTGTTGAACCTCCAAAGCAAGTAGCAGCAGGGAAGAACCAACCTGCTTCAtcaacaaacaacaacaacaaaggaGTAATGAagattcaacaacatcaacaagaGACACTCGATCTTAATGGTGCTTTCAAAGAGTTCATTGATCGTGTTAGGAACGGAATTAACGGAGCTGAGCAcactaataacaataataatgctGGTGGATCCGCATTATTATCAAATCATGAGGCTAATAAGAAGATGGAAAACCAGAAAGATCACCATTTTTCTGAGTTCATTCAGAGTTCTAGGAAGAAGCTCAGAACAACATCAAATATTGCTTCCTTCAAAAGAGGGTAA